The genome window GGATTGAGATTCGGAGACGAAATCGAGGTCATTATCAATTACAGCAACGGTCCGGTTATCGTCGCGGCAGATTGCCAACGTTATGTCCTGGGACGTGGAATGGCAGAAAAGCTTTTCGTTAAGCCGATCTGATGTCCAACAAGGGGACTTAGATTGGCAATATTTTTTGCCCGCAGCTTCTGTCCGGTTTCAATTTCAGGGCAACCTTCCGATAAACTTCTCAACATGTTGAAAGCATAGGATTTTACAGTATGTTCGCATCAATTCCCTAAGCCAAAAAATTATTTCGATCCACATGTTGTAAAATTTCTTAAATAGTGCTTGACACGCTTAAAAGTTTGGTATACCAAACTGTATCATTATATTTAAATAAACTAAGGAAAGATAATAATTATATGCGTAAACTAAACTTGCGACAGATGAAAGACAATCAGGCCGGAACCATATCAGCGATTACGGTTGGTGGTGAACTCGGCCGCAGAATCCGTGACATGGGGCTCGTTCCGGGAACACCGATTAAAATTCTGGGGCGCGCCCCCTTGTATG of Candidatus Desulfatibia profunda contains these proteins:
- a CDS encoding ferrous iron transport protein A → MRKLNLRQMKDNQAGTISAITVGGELGRRIRDMGLVPGTPIKILGRAPLYDPVALRVMGFTLTLRNNEADYIQVEVE